A region from the Pectinophora gossypiella chromosome 29, ilPecGoss1.1, whole genome shotgun sequence genome encodes:
- the LOC126379493 gene encoding solute carrier family 2, facilitated glucose transporter member 1-like, with the protein MAGMNLRLAFTVISSACWSAFQHGYNTGVLNAPQAVMSEWLHKEALSGTNTTLQAKDDPKVTTVWAVAVAIYCVGGMIGGVVTGVVADRFGRKGGLLLNNILVFIAAALMGSAKTANSAEMLIAGRLVIGINNGLNAGLAPMYLAEISPTSLRGSIGTVYQLVITITILLSQVLGLGSILGSAGGWPWLLAVIAIPAAIQCLTLPLCPESPKYLLLNRGQELHAQRALSWLRGDVPVHGEMEEMHQEAEKNKVSKKVTLRELFGNRQLRQPLLIAMVVMVAQQLSGINAVIFFSTDIFRDAKLSDTQAQYATLGMGAMNVVMTVISLFLVEIAGRKTLLLTGFCGMLVCTVSLTVALLYTEVVWVSYLCIALVILFVVMFAVGPGSIPWFLVTELFNQSSRPAASAVAVTVNWTANFIVGLSFLPLSLLLKSNTFLIFAALELIFIVFIYFKVPETKGKSVEEITAMFRQHM; encoded by the exons GGAATGAACCTGCGACTAGCATTCACGGTGATATCGTCTGCGTGCTGGTCGGCCTTCCAACACGGATACAACACGGGCGTTCTCAATGCTCCACAAgct gtaatGTCAGAATGGTTACACAAGGAAGCGCTGTCTGGTACCAACACGACCTTACAGGCGAAGGACGACCCTAAAGTGACCACGGTGTGGGCCGTGGCCGTGGCCATTTACTGCGTGGGCGGCATGATCGGCGGCGTGGTCACTGGCGTGGTCGCTGACCG GTTCGGCAGGAAAGGTGGCTTGCTTCTGAACAACATTCTGGTTTTCATAGCTGCCGCCCTGATGGGGTCCGCCAAGACGGCTAACTCAGCTGAAATGCTGATTGCTGGCAG ACTGGTGATAGGTATAAACAATGGTTTGAACGCTGGGCTCGCGCCGATGTACCTCGCCGAGATATCACCTACTTCCTTGAGAGGATCG ATTGGCACAGTCTACCAGTTGGTGATCACAATCACTATCCTGCTATCACAAGTGCtgggtctgggttcgattctcggttcGGCCGGGGGCTGGCCGTGGCTCCTAGCGGTCATAGCTATACCAGCCGCCATTCAATGTCTAACGCTGCCGCTGTGCCCGGAGTCACCCAAGTACCTGCTGCTTAACAGGGGCCAGGAGTTGCATGCTCAGAGAG CTCTCAGTTGGTTGAGAGGCGACGTGCCCGTCCACGGGGAGATGGAAGAAATGCAtcag GaagcagaaaaaaataaagtcagCAAAAAAGTAACGCTTCGCGAGCTATTCGGCAACCGCCAGTTACGACAACCCCTGCTCATCGCCATGGTGGTGATGGTCGCGCAGCAACTCTCCGGGATCAACGCCGTCATATTCTTCTCCACGGACATATTCCGGGATGCGAAGCTGAGCGACACTCAGGCGCAATATGCTACTTTAG GAATGGGAGCAATGAATGTGGTGATGACGGTGATCAGTCTGTTCCTGGTGGAGATAGCTGGTCGCAAAACGCTGCTGCTGACGGGCTTCTGCGGCATGCTGGTGTGCACTGTCTCGCTTACCGTCGCGTTGCTATAT ACGGAGGTGGTGTGGGTGTCGTACTTGTGTATCGCGCTGGTGATCCTGTTCGTCGTTATGTTCGCGGTGGGGCCCGGCTCCATTCCGTGGTTCCTTGTCACAG AGCTGTTCAACCAGTCTTCGAGGCCAGCGGCGTCGGCCGTAGCAGTCACTGTCAACTGGACAGCCAACTTCATCGTCGGACTCAGCTTTTTGCCGCTTTCG ttGCTCCTGAAGTCCAATACATTTCTGATATTCGCCGCTCTCGAGTTGATATTCATAGTGTTCATATACTTTAAGGTGCCGGAGACGAAGGGCAAATCGGTTGAAGAGATCACAGCCATGTTTAGACAACATATGTAG
- the LOC126379525 gene encoding exopolyphosphatase PRUNE1, whose amino-acid sequence MDKYLTTSIEKLKSGVYGDLNLVLGNESCDLDSAASALVYAAFLYWQHNQIKCKVCTRMNRDESVYRDDIFVPILNVDREDYDLKTEVAFCLRQHGIDADRLVFRDDYDLEQLAEKSKTTVTLVDHHVLAKKDKFMTTMVTEIIDHRPVDKNEWTYKDDTRSSIELVGSCCSLVGQRIRTLGGLLAKETDFFNAFPVATDLLHCGIILDTVNFSKEVNKATPVDEEVVLFLENLQKTRGSNCGVEEQRKAKLDLLVAARKDVSKLSAAQLLRKDVKIVGDTMVPSFPILVEEFLKKPEAIQAIQEALLRRECNMALLLGMSLTDGLKRDGAVYSRNQERAAQLSKYLQEWKTPSLQLTLHEIPSAKNCIYFKQLNLSASRKQYMPALVNFLNASKK is encoded by the exons ATGGACAAATATCTTACTACAAGTATTGAAAAACTG AAATCTGGTGTCTACGGGGATTTGAACCTTGTGCTAGGAAACGAAAGCTGTGACTTAGACTCCGCAGCCAGTGCGTTAGTCTACGCTGCGTTCCTGTACTGGCAACACAACCAGATTAAATGCAAG GTTTGTACAAGAATGAATCGCGACGAGTCCGTGTACAGGGACGACATATTTGTGCCGATATTGAATGTGGACAGGGAGGATTACGACCTGAAGACAGAGGTCGCCTTCTGTCTGCGACAACACGGGATCGACGCCGACAGACTTGTGTTCAG GGACGATTACGACCTAGAGCAGCTGGCAGAGAAGTCGAAGACGACCGTCACACTGGTAGACCACCATGTTCTGGCGAAGAAGGACAAGTTTATGACCACTATGGTCACTGAGATCATAGACCACAGACCCGTCGACAAGAACGAGTGGAC TTATAAGGACGACACTCGAAGCAGCATCGAGTTGGTTGGATCCTGCTGTTCTCTGGTGGGTCAACGTATCAGGACCCTGGGTGGTCTACTGGCCAAAGAGACGGACTTCTTCAACGCCTTCCCCGTGGCAACAGACTTACTACATT GTGGTATAATACTGGATACAGTGAACTTCTCCAAGGAAGTGAACAAAGCCACTCCAGTAGACGAAGAAGTCGTGTTATTTTTGGAAAATTTGCAGAAAACACGCGGTAGTAACTGCGGTGTTGAGGAGCAGAG GAAAGCCAAATTAGACCTGCTAGTTGCAGCCCGTAAGGATGTATCCAAGCTGTCTGCGGCGCAACTGCTCAGGAAGGATGTGAAGATAGTGGGTGATACTATGGTGCCCAGCTTCCCCATACTGGTAGAG GAGTTCCTAAAGAAGCCAGAGGCCATACAAGCGATACAGGAGGCGCTACTTCGCAGGGAGTGTAATATGGCCCTCCTCCTCGGAATGTCGTTAACAGATGGACTGAAGCGTGATGGCGCCGTGTACTCTCGTAACCAGGAGAGGGCTGCGCAG TTGTCAAAGTACCTTCAAGAGTGGAAAACTCCATCTCTCCAGCTCACCCTGCACGAGATACCGAGCGCTAAGAACTGCATTTACTTCAAACAACTCAACTTATCTGCTTCTCGCAAACAGTACATGCCAGCGCTCGTCAACTTCTTAAATGCcagtaaaaaataa